The region TGCCGAAAGTGAAATTTTAAATTTCATTTTCCCATTCACACTTACCGGGTATTCAATTTCATCTTCTATCAAATAATCCTCGTTCAATACAGGGAATTTCTCAAATTCGATAGATTCGTTGTGACCTAGCAAACTCCAAAGCTCTTCACAGATGTGAGGTGCATATGGCGAAATGATAACGGCAAGAGGTTCTAAAATATTGCGTTTGTTGCATTTTATTTTTTGTAATTCATTTACGGCAATCATAAATGAGGACACAGAAGTATTGAAAGAGAAGTTTTCAATGTCATACACTACCTTCTTTATCAAGGTATGTAAAACTTTATATTCTGCTTTGGTAGGTTCTTCATCAGAAACAGAGAAATTATCTCCGTCAAAATACAGATTCCAGAATTTTTTCAGGAAACCGTACACTCCACTCAAACCTTGCGTATTCCAAGGCTTGGATTGTTCCAACGGACCTAAGAACATTTCATACAATCTTAAACCGTCTGCTCCGTATTCTTCACAGATATCATCTGGATTTACTACGTTATATTTAGACTTAGACATTTTTTCTACTTCACGACCTGTGATGTATTTTCCGTCTTCCAAAATAAATTTCGCATCTGCATAATCCGGCCTCCAAGCTTTGAAAGCTTCAGTATCTAATTCGTCTGTTGTACCTTTTAATAAAGACACATCAACGTGGATTGCCTGTGTTTTATAATCTTTTGCTAAATTTTTAGATACATATTGATTGGTTCCATCAACTCTGTAAACAAAAGCACTCATTCCCAAAATCATCCCTTGGTTGATCAATTTTTGGAAAGGTTCATTATGATTGATATATCCTCTGTCCTTTAAGAACATATTCCAGAAACGGGAATACAATAAGTGACCGGTTGCGTGTTCGCTTCCTCCGATATACAAGTCTACCTGTCCCCAATAATCTGAAAGGTTTTTATTTGTGAAAACCTCATCATTATTAGGATCCATATATCTTAAGAAATACCAAGAACTTCCGGCCCAACCCGGCATTGTAGATAGTTCTAAAGGAAAAACCGTTTTTTCGTCGATTAAATCAGTATCAACAACTTTTTGATTCACTTCGTCCCAGGCAAAAGTTTTTGCATTTCCTAATGGAGGATCTCCATCTTCAGTCGGTAAATATTTTTCAACTTCAGGAAGTTCCAAAGGCAATGCAGAAGTTGGCAGTGTATATGGCATTCCATCCTTATAATATATAGGAACCGGTTCTCCCCAATATCTTTGTCTTGAGAAAATCGCATCACGCTGTCTGTAGTTTGTTGTTCCGTGACCTATTCCTTTTTTCTCAATCGCCTCAATAATTAATGCTTTTGCTTCATCATATTTTAACCCGTTTAAGAAATCAGAATTCACACAAACCGAATCTTTAGAATCAAAAGAAGCTTCCTGAACATCTTCGTCAGTTTCTACCACTTTTTTAATTTCTAAATTAAATTTCTTCGCAAATCTGTGATCACGCTCGTCATGTGCAGGAACAGCCATTACAGCTCCCGTTCCGTACCCCATCAAAACATAATCTGAAATATAGATCGGCATTTTTTCGCCACTAAACGGATTGATTGCGTAACTTCCCGTAAAAGCACCTGAAACGTTTTTCACGTCAGACATTCTGTCTCTTTCAGATTTTTTGGAAGTTTCTTCAATATAAGTATCTACTTCAGCTTTTTTTTCCGCTGTAGTAATAGTTTCCACTAAAGGATTTTCAGGAGCCAATACCATAAAAGTTGCTCCAAAGATTGTATCAGGTCTTGTCGTGAAAACCTCAACAATTTCGTCATGACCATCAACATTGAATTTCACCTGTGCTCCCTGAGATTTCCCGATCCAGTATTCCTGAGAATCTTTCAAAGGTTGTGGCCAGTCCAAAGTCTTTAAACCTTGTAGTAATCTTTCGGAATAAGCAGAAATCCTCATGCTCCACTGCATCATTTTCTTTTGGAAAACAGGGAAACCTCCTCTTTCGGATTTTCCATCTTTTACTTCATCATTAGCCAACACTGTTCCCAATGCAGGACACCAGTTAACGGTCGTTTCTGCTCTGTATGCTAAACGATAATTTAAAAGAATATCTTCTTTATCCATTTCGGAGGCGAAATTCCATTCTTCTGCTGTGAAACTCAATTCATCATTCTGATTAGCATTTAATCCCTCCGTTCCTTTTTCCTCAAAACGTTTAATTAAAGTTGAAATAGACTCTGCTTTATCTGTATCTTTATTATACCATGAATGAAAAAGTTCAATAAAGATCCATTGCGTCCACTTATAATAAGAAGCATCGGAAGTTCTTACTTCTCTACTCCAGTCGAAAGAGAAACCGATTTTTCTCAACTGCTCTTCGTATCTAGTAATGTTTTGCTCAGTAGTAATCGCAGGATGTTGCCCCGTCTGAATAGCGTACTGTTCAGCAGGAAGCCCGAAACTGTCATAACCAACCGGGTGAAGCACATTGAAACCCTGATGTCTTTTATATCTCGCATAAATGTCGGAAGCAATATATCCAAGCGGGTGACCTACGTGAAGCCCTGCTCCGGAAGGATACGGAAACATATCGAGAACATAAAATTTGGGTTTGTCTGTAGTATTGGAAGTCTTGTATGTTTGATTGTCTTCCCAGTATTTCTGCCACTTTTTTTCTATCTGCTGATGATCGTAAAACATTCTATAATTTTATATAAAGTACAAATTTAAGTTTTTTAAAAGAAAAAACTTAAATATTATTTTCATGTTATTTAGCAATGATAATCTTAGTTGTAAATTCTATCTCTGTAGTTTTAGCTCGTAACACATAATTACCATTAGGTAAATTCCCTACAAACAATTTTGCCTTCCCTTGATTAATTCCATGTGCATCTGAAAGCACTTCTCTTCCTGAAGCATCATAAAAAGCAAATGTTGCATTTTCTCCCGACATATTATTTCCAAAATCTACTTCAAGAAAATCTTTTGCCGGATTTGGATATACTTTAATGTTATTTTTTGTTATCGCTTCCCGCGTTCCTAAAGTTGCACAAACTGCAGTAGCCGTACTGGATGCTGAAATTAAATTTATTTTATTGGCCGGTGTTACAAAATCCTGTAATTCGGTAGAAGTGATAAGTCCTGAGTCAGCACCTAACCAATCTTGCAGAAGGGATGCAAATATCTGGCGGTAATCAAATTTTCGCTGGTTTTGATTGTAGTAATAGCTTGTAGCATTAGTAAATAAAGGATGATCTCCCATAATCCCGGAATTCAAACCATTTCCAACAATAAAAAACGGCGCTAAATCTCCATGATCAGTACCTAAGCTTGCATTTTCTCTTACCTGTCTTCCAAATTCGCTAAAGGTAACCGTCATAATTTTGTGCCCGATTCCCAACGCTTCAACATCAGCCTGAAAAGCCTGAATTGAATTTGAAATATCTGCCAATAAATTAGCATGGCTTCCTAACTGTGTACTCCCCGACTGAATCTGATTAACATGGGTATCAAAACCTCCCAAATTCACTTGGAAAATTTTCGTTTTGCTGCCTCCTTTTATCAATCTTGCCACCGTTTTTAGTTGTTTTGCCAAAGTGGAAGCAGGATAAGTTGTGGTAGAATTATTTCCGGCATTGAAAACCTGCATCACTCTATTGTAATAACTGTCCATACTACTCGCAACATTTTTTATATAATCTAAAAGATCATTGTATTCTGACTGAGTCGGAATTACATTTACAAATAAATTGGTAAACAAAGAAGTCTGAAACCCCGTAAGGTTATATTCTATATTTTTCTCTGTTGTATGTTCATAAAACAAACTTGGATTTAAATTTCCCAATTGTATTGCTAAAGGATCAGGACTTTGTGTGGTAGGATTTCCGGCCAATCCAGGATATAAAGCACCCAGATATCTCCCAAATATACCATCCAAAAGATCCGGATTATTATTCGAACCGTCTTTTCCGGAAAACATTAAATTTTCTGATCTGAAGTGGGAGTAATTGGGATTAGGATAGCCAACACCGTTCAGTAAAGTTAATTTACCTGAGTCGTAAAGAGATTTAAATCCCGTCATTGACGGATGCAGCCCCACCTGTTTAGTCATAGCAAC is a window of Candidatus Chryseobacterium colombiense DNA encoding:
- the leuS gene encoding leucine--tRNA ligase; this translates as MFYDHQQIEKKWQKYWEDNQTYKTSNTTDKPKFYVLDMFPYPSGAGLHVGHPLGYIASDIYARYKRHQGFNVLHPVGYDSFGLPAEQYAIQTGQHPAITTEQNITRYEEQLRKIGFSFDWSREVRTSDASYYKWTQWIFIELFHSWYNKDTDKAESISTLIKRFEEKGTEGLNANQNDELSFTAEEWNFASEMDKEDILLNYRLAYRAETTVNWCPALGTVLANDEVKDGKSERGGFPVFQKKMMQWSMRISAYSERLLQGLKTLDWPQPLKDSQEYWIGKSQGAQVKFNVDGHDEIVEVFTTRPDTIFGATFMVLAPENPLVETITTAEKKAEVDTYIEETSKKSERDRMSDVKNVSGAFTGSYAINPFSGEKMPIYISDYVLMGYGTGAVMAVPAHDERDHRFAKKFNLEIKKVVETDEDVQEASFDSKDSVCVNSDFLNGLKYDEAKALIIEAIEKKGIGHGTTNYRQRDAIFSRQRYWGEPVPIYYKDGMPYTLPTSALPLELPEVEKYLPTEDGDPPLGNAKTFAWDEVNQKVVDTDLIDEKTVFPLELSTMPGWAGSSWYFLRYMDPNNDEVFTNKNLSDYWGQVDLYIGGSEHATGHLLYSRFWNMFLKDRGYINHNEPFQKLINQGMILGMSAFVYRVDGTNQYVSKNLAKDYKTQAIHVDVSLLKGTTDELDTEAFKAWRPDYADAKFILEDGKYITGREVEKMSKSKYNVVNPDDICEEYGADGLRLYEMFLGPLEQSKPWNTQGLSGVYGFLKKFWNLYFDGDNFSVSDEEPTKAEYKVLHTLIKKVVYDIENFSFNTSVSSFMIAVNELQKIKCNKRNILEPLAVIISPYAPHICEELWSLLGHNESIEFEKFPVLNEDYLIEDEIEYPVSVNGKMKFKISLSAQLSAKEVEELALQNEKMVQILEGKTPKKIIVVPRKIVNVVI
- a CDS encoding DUF1501 domain-containing protein — protein: MDRKKFLQLISMAGVGAPFLLNGMPSRVMNQFLDFNVSCDPVNERVLVILRLAGANDGLNTVIPINQYDTYANLRPNIKISNTGTGAYIPLDSTVAMTKQVGLHPSMTGFKSLYDSGKLTLLNGVGYPNPNYSHFRSENLMFSGKDGSNNNPDLLDGIFGRYLGALYPGLAGNPTTQSPDPLAIQLGNLNPSLFYEHTTEKNIEYNLTGFQTSLFTNLFVNVIPTQSEYNDLLDYIKNVASSMDSYYNRVMQVFNAGNNSTTTYPASTLAKQLKTVARLIKGGSKTKIFQVNLGGFDTHVNQIQSGSTQLGSHANLLADISNSIQAFQADVEALGIGHKIMTVTFSEFGRQVRENASLGTDHGDLAPFFIVGNGLNSGIMGDHPLFTNATSYYYNQNQRKFDYRQIFASLLQDWLGADSGLITSTELQDFVTPANKINLISASSTATAVCATLGTREAITKNNIKVYPNPAKDFLEVDFGNNMSGENATFAFYDASGREVLSDAHGINQGKAKLFVGNLPNGNYVLRAKTTEIEFTTKIIIAK